In one window of Cupriavidus necator N-1 DNA:
- a CDS encoding peroxiredoxin, which yields MKTVGDKLEAFHVVGVKPGFNNHEENGQSAFEDITEKSFEGKWKIIYFYPKDFTFVCPTEIVAFAKLNGDFADRDAIVLGGSTDNEFVKLAWRREHKDLNKLNQWQFADVTGSLIDQLGVRDHAAGVALRATFIVDPDNVIQHVSVNNLNVGRNPEEVLRILDGLQTDELCPCNRAVGGATL from the coding sequence ATGAAGACCGTTGGTGACAAGCTCGAAGCCTTCCACGTCGTCGGTGTCAAGCCGGGTTTCAACAATCACGAAGAGAACGGCCAGTCGGCTTTCGAAGACATCACCGAAAAGTCGTTCGAAGGCAAGTGGAAGATCATCTACTTCTACCCGAAGGACTTCACCTTCGTCTGCCCGACCGAAATCGTTGCCTTCGCCAAGCTGAACGGCGACTTCGCCGACCGCGACGCGATCGTGCTGGGCGGCTCGACCGACAACGAATTCGTCAAGCTGGCATGGCGCCGCGAACACAAGGACCTGAACAAGCTGAACCAGTGGCAATTCGCCGACGTGACCGGTTCGCTGATCGACCAGCTGGGCGTGCGTGACCACGCTGCCGGCGTTGCGCTGCGCGCGACCTTCATCGTCGACCCGGACAACGTGATCCAGCACGTGTCGGTGAACAACCTGAACGTGGGCCGCAACCCGGAAGAAGTCCTGCGCATCCTGGACGGTCTGCAAACGGACGAGCTGTGCCCGTGCAACCGTGCCGTTGGTGGCGCCACGCTGTAA
- a CDS encoding GNAT family N-acetyltransferase yields MTLPSPTSPRFHYRLAAVHDWGDIAAVTQQAYGQYELAIMEDCRASFQRGMQAVLATSHPDMEWWVAETDHGIMGAVLFCHPGATLPALDGSTITLTQPEARLLSVSPQARGLGLGRTLMQICIQRARDIGASTLVVRTMPEMASANRLCQQMGFTKRTEAGARAGAMARLIDYTYAIPPENAAPDAARP; encoded by the coding sequence ATGACCCTGCCTTCGCCGACTTCCCCCCGCTTCCACTACCGCCTCGCGGCGGTGCATGACTGGGGCGACATCGCCGCCGTCACGCAACAAGCCTACGGGCAATATGAGCTAGCCATCATGGAAGACTGCCGCGCCTCGTTCCAGCGCGGCATGCAGGCGGTGCTGGCGACCAGCCATCCGGATATGGAATGGTGGGTGGCGGAGACCGATCACGGCATCATGGGCGCCGTGCTGTTCTGCCATCCGGGCGCCACGCTGCCGGCACTGGACGGCAGCACCATCACCCTGACCCAGCCGGAAGCGCGGCTGCTGTCGGTGAGCCCGCAGGCGCGCGGCCTGGGCCTGGGCCGCACGCTGATGCAGATCTGCATCCAGCGCGCGCGCGATATCGGCGCGTCCACGCTGGTGGTGCGCACCATGCCGGAAATGGCATCGGCCAACCGGCTGTGCCAGCAGATGGGCTTCACCAAGCGCACCGAAGCCGGTGCGCGCGCGGGCGCAATGGCCCGCCTGATCGACTACACCTACGCCATCCCGCCGGAAAACGCGGCACCAGACGCCGCGCGGCCCTGA
- a CDS encoding carboxymuconolactone decarboxylase family protein, with translation MEFLSTIKNLIPDYAKDIRLNVDGTIARSSLEGNDAVGVALAAAFAAQSKVLVDAIRNAGVLSPEEINAALTAAALMGMNNTWYPYVEMADDPDLATQPAGLRMNAYATHGGVDKRRFEMYALAASIVGKCHFCVKSHYQLLKNEQGMTAQQLRDVGRIAAVIVAAANVIAAQ, from the coding sequence ATGGAATTCCTCAGCACGATTAAAAATCTCATCCCCGATTACGCCAAGGACATCCGCCTGAACGTGGACGGCACTATCGCGCGCTCTTCGCTGGAAGGCAACGATGCGGTGGGCGTGGCGCTGGCGGCGGCATTCGCGGCGCAGAGCAAGGTGCTGGTGGATGCCATCCGCAACGCCGGCGTGCTGTCGCCCGAGGAAATCAACGCCGCGCTGACCGCAGCGGCGCTGATGGGCATGAACAACACCTGGTACCCGTACGTCGAGATGGCCGACGATCCGGACCTGGCCACCCAGCCGGCCGGCCTGCGCATGAACGCCTATGCCACCCATGGCGGCGTGGACAAGCGCCGTTTCGAAATGTACGCGCTGGCCGCCTCAATCGTGGGCAAGTGCCACTTCTGCGTGAAGTCGCACTACCAGTTGCTGAAGAATGAACAGGGCATGACCGCGCAGCAACTGCGCGATGTCGGCCGCATCGCCGCCGTGATCGTGGCCGCCGCCAACGTGATCGCCGCGCAATAA
- a CDS encoding ATP-binding protein produces the protein MATVIGRTATRFFGSLFWRTFMLIALLLAISLGIWFQSYRLFERAPRAQQIAMQVVSVVKLTRAALLYSDPARRRFLLLDLVQNEGIKVYPREKDDDFAAPTANPFLTTLVQQEIRSRLGEDTVLATTVNDIPGVWVSFEIEGDDYWVAISPERFERVPGIQWLWWSIAALLLSIIGAAFITARVNYPLKRLANAARAIGAGGDPPPLPEHGASEVALANHSFNQMVRDLRQLDDDRVVMLAGISHDLRTPLTRLRLETEMSPMDTVTRDAMIADIEQMDAIIGQFLNYARPPLETVEPVDLSALVHDAVGVYAAHDDVRVHVRANEPVMAVANRMEVQRILDNLVENARRYAKDEQSGMAVVEITTRVDDKEAVLTVADHGNGVPDGQLSLLTRPFYRLDAARSEAKGAGLGMSIVNRIMQRNGGRLLLANRAGPATGLVVSACFRRA, from the coding sequence GTGGCGACCGTTATCGGTAGAACCGCAACGCGGTTCTTTGGTTCGCTGTTCTGGCGGACCTTCATGCTTATCGCCCTGCTGCTGGCGATTTCGCTGGGCATCTGGTTCCAGAGCTACCGGCTGTTCGAACGCGCCCCGCGCGCGCAGCAGATCGCCATGCAGGTGGTGAGCGTGGTCAAGCTCACGCGCGCAGCGCTGCTCTATTCCGACCCCGCGCGGCGGCGCTTCCTGCTGCTCGACCTGGTGCAGAACGAAGGCATCAAGGTCTATCCGCGCGAGAAGGACGACGACTTCGCCGCGCCCACCGCCAACCCGTTCCTGACCACCCTGGTGCAGCAGGAGATCCGCAGCCGCCTGGGCGAGGACACGGTGCTGGCCACCACCGTCAACGACATTCCTGGCGTGTGGGTCAGTTTCGAGATCGAGGGCGACGACTACTGGGTGGCGATCAGCCCCGAGCGCTTCGAGCGCGTGCCCGGCATCCAGTGGCTGTGGTGGAGTATTGCCGCGCTGCTGCTGTCGATCATCGGCGCGGCCTTTATCACCGCGCGCGTCAACTACCCGCTCAAGCGGCTGGCCAACGCCGCGCGCGCCATCGGCGCCGGCGGCGACCCGCCGCCGCTGCCCGAGCATGGTGCCAGCGAAGTGGCGCTGGCCAACCACAGCTTCAACCAGATGGTGCGCGACCTGCGCCAGCTCGACGACGACCGCGTGGTGATGCTGGCCGGCATCTCGCATGACCTGCGCACGCCGCTAACGCGGCTGCGCCTGGAAACCGAGATGTCGCCGATGGACACTGTCACGCGCGACGCTATGATCGCCGACATCGAGCAGATGGACGCGATCATCGGCCAGTTTCTCAACTACGCGCGGCCGCCGCTGGAGACCGTCGAGCCGGTGGACCTGTCGGCGCTGGTGCACGATGCCGTGGGCGTCTACGCCGCGCATGACGACGTGCGCGTGCACGTGCGCGCCAATGAGCCGGTGATGGCCGTGGCCAACCGCATGGAAGTGCAGCGCATTCTGGACAACCTGGTCGAGAACGCGCGCCGCTATGCCAAGGACGAGCAAAGCGGCATGGCCGTGGTAGAGATCACCACGCGCGTGGACGACAAGGAGGCCGTGCTGACCGTGGCCGACCACGGCAACGGCGTGCCCGACGGCCAGTTGTCGCTGCTGACGCGGCCCTTCTACCGGCTCGACGCCGCGCGCAGCGAGGCCAAGGGCGCCGGGCTGGGCATGTCCATCGTCAACCGCATCATGCAGCGCAATGGCGGCCGGCTGCTGCTGGCCAACCGCGCCGGCCCGGCTACCGGCCTGGTGGTCAGCGCCTGCTTCCGGCGCGCCTGA
- the ompR gene encoding osmolarity response regulator transcription factor OmpR, with the protein MENTSHKILVVDDDPRLRDLLRRYLGEQGFTVLVAENATAMNKLWLRERFDLLVLDLMMPGEDGLSICRRLRGANDQTPIIMLTAKGEDVDRIVGLEMGADDYLPKPFNPRELIARIHAVLRRKGPAEVPGAPSETPETFAFGDFVLNLATRTLTKNDEEITLTTGEFSVLKVFARHPRQPLSREKLMEMARGREYEVFDRSLDVQISRLRKLIEPDPSNPRFIQTVWGLGYVFIPDGVK; encoded by the coding sequence ATGGAAAATACCAGCCACAAGATTCTTGTCGTCGACGATGACCCGCGTCTGCGCGATTTGCTGCGCCGCTATCTGGGCGAACAGGGTTTCACCGTGCTGGTGGCGGAAAACGCCACCGCGATGAACAAGCTCTGGCTGCGCGAGCGTTTCGACCTGCTGGTGCTGGACCTGATGATGCCGGGCGAAGACGGCCTGTCGATCTGCCGCCGGCTGCGCGGGGCCAATGACCAGACCCCGATCATCATGCTCACCGCCAAGGGCGAGGACGTGGACCGCATCGTCGGCCTGGAAATGGGCGCCGACGACTACCTGCCCAAGCCGTTCAACCCGCGCGAGCTGATCGCGCGCATCCACGCGGTGCTGCGCCGCAAGGGCCCGGCCGAAGTGCCCGGCGCCCCGTCGGAAACGCCCGAGACCTTCGCCTTCGGCGACTTCGTGCTGAACCTGGCCACGCGCACGCTGACCAAGAACGACGAGGAAATCACGCTGACCACTGGCGAGTTCTCCGTCCTCAAGGTGTTTGCCCGCCATCCGCGCCAGCCGCTCTCGCGCGAGAAGCTGATGGAAATGGCGCGCGGCCGTGAATACGAAGTGTTCGACCGCAGCCTGGACGTGCAGATCTCGCGCCTGCGCAAGCTGATCGAGCCGGACCCGAGCAACCCCCGTTTTATCCAGACGGTGTGGGGCCTGGGCTACGTCTTCATCCCCGATGGCGTGAAGTAA
- the ispD gene encoding 2-C-methyl-D-erythritol 4-phosphate cytidylyltransferase yields the protein MRTGCPAGHAGRQAPAPLSLHPDPVSARRFALIPCAGSGSRAGGAVPKQYQTVAGRPMIWYALAAFSACDAINATALVLAPDDMPLESRFGAAAFAGLRFDTAFVGGDTRHASVLAGLHHLAQLGATESDWVLVHDAARPGLTPAMIHALVRAVESDGDDDPDAAIGGILAVPVPDTLKRAQEDARIGATVPREGLWQAQTPQMFRLGVLRQALQDAMAAGAVVTDEASAIERLGLHPRLVNGSLRNFKVTYPEDFALAEVLLGNDGKGD from the coding sequence ATGCGCACCGGTTGTCCCGCTGGCCATGCTGGCCGGCAGGCGCCCGCGCCTCTTTCACTCCACCCCGATCCTGTGTCCGCTCGCCGCTTTGCCCTGATTCCCTGTGCCGGTTCCGGCAGCCGCGCCGGCGGCGCCGTGCCCAAGCAATACCAGACCGTGGCCGGCCGGCCGATGATCTGGTACGCGCTGGCGGCGTTCTCCGCGTGCGACGCCATCAACGCCACCGCGCTGGTGCTGGCGCCCGACGACATGCCGCTGGAATCGCGCTTCGGCGCGGCGGCGTTTGCCGGGCTGCGCTTCGATACCGCCTTTGTCGGCGGCGATACCCGCCATGCGTCGGTGCTGGCCGGGCTGCACCACCTGGCGCAGCTGGGCGCGACCGAGAGCGACTGGGTGCTGGTGCACGATGCCGCGCGCCCGGGCCTGACCCCGGCGATGATCCACGCACTGGTGCGCGCGGTGGAAAGCGACGGCGACGACGACCCTGACGCCGCCATCGGCGGCATCCTGGCTGTGCCGGTGCCCGACACGCTCAAGCGTGCCCAGGAAGACGCCCGCATCGGCGCCACGGTGCCGCGCGAGGGCCTGTGGCAGGCGCAGACGCCGCAGATGTTCCGCCTGGGCGTGCTGCGCCAGGCGCTGCAGGACGCCATGGCGGCCGGCGCGGTGGTCACCGACGAGGCCAGCGCGATCGAGCGCCTGGGGCTGCATCCGCGTCTGGTCAACGGCTCGCTGCGCAATTTCAAGGTGACCTACCCGGAGGACTTCGCACTGGCCGAAGTGCTGCTGGGCAACGACGGCAAAGGAGACTGA
- the tcuC gene encoding MFS transporter gives MSDTSAATPGAQHGFRTVFRVVSGNFLEMYDFMVYGFYAAAIARTFFPSGNEFASLMLSLATFGAGFLMRPLGAIVLGAYIDRHGRRKGLIMTLALMAMGTLLIACVPGYATIGVAAPLLVLAGRLLQGFSAGVELGGVSVYLSEIARPGRKGFYVAWQSGSQQVAVIFAGLLGVILHAMLAPAQMDEWGWRIPFLVGCLIVPFLFLIRRSLEETEAFKARKHRPAIDEIYRSMLDNWRIILAGCMMVVMTTVSFYMITAYTPTFGKTVLKLDDTDNLIVTMCVGLSNFIWLPLMGALSDRIGRKPLLLFFTVATLLTAYPAVSWLVAEPSFSRLLMVELWLSFLYGSYNGAMVVALTEIMPPAVRTTGFSLAYSLATALFGGFTPAISTWLIHATGNKAAPGLWLMFAALCGLVATLVIFRARRAEPVMHPA, from the coding sequence ATGTCAGATACCTCCGCAGCCACCCCCGGCGCGCAGCACGGGTTCCGCACCGTGTTCCGCGTCGTCAGCGGCAACTTCCTGGAAATGTATGACTTCATGGTGTACGGCTTCTACGCGGCCGCCATCGCCAGGACCTTCTTCCCCAGCGGCAACGAGTTCGCCTCGCTGATGCTATCCCTTGCCACCTTTGGCGCGGGCTTCCTGATGCGGCCGCTGGGCGCGATCGTGCTGGGCGCCTACATCGACCGCCATGGCCGCCGCAAGGGCCTGATCATGACGCTGGCGCTGATGGCCATGGGCACGCTGCTGATTGCCTGCGTGCCGGGCTACGCCACCATTGGCGTGGCCGCGCCGCTGCTGGTGCTGGCCGGGCGGCTGCTGCAGGGCTTCTCCGCGGGCGTGGAGCTGGGCGGCGTCTCGGTCTACCTGTCGGAAATCGCCAGGCCTGGCCGCAAAGGCTTCTACGTCGCGTGGCAATCGGGCAGCCAGCAGGTGGCGGTGATCTTCGCCGGCCTGCTGGGCGTGATCCTGCACGCCATGCTGGCGCCGGCGCAGATGGATGAATGGGGCTGGCGCATTCCCTTCCTGGTGGGCTGCCTGATTGTGCCGTTCCTGTTCCTGATCCGCCGTTCGCTGGAAGAGACCGAAGCCTTCAAGGCGCGCAAGCACCGCCCCGCCATCGACGAGATCTACCGCTCGATGCTGGACAACTGGCGCATCATCCTGGCCGGCTGCATGATGGTGGTGATGACCACGGTGTCGTTCTACATGATCACCGCATACACGCCGACCTTCGGCAAGACCGTGCTGAAGCTGGACGACACCGACAACCTGATCGTCACCATGTGCGTGGGCCTGTCCAACTTTATCTGGCTGCCGCTGATGGGCGCGCTGTCGGACCGCATCGGGCGCAAGCCGCTGCTGCTGTTCTTCACCGTGGCGACGCTGCTGACCGCGTACCCTGCCGTGTCGTGGCTGGTGGCCGAGCCGTCGTTCTCGCGGCTGCTGATGGTGGAACTGTGGCTGTCGTTCCTGTATGGCAGCTATAACGGCGCGATGGTGGTGGCGCTGACCGAGATCATGCCGCCCGCGGTGCGCACCACCGGCTTCTCGCTGGCCTACAGCCTGGCCACGGCGCTGTTCGGCGGCTTCACGCCGGCAATCTCGACCTGGCTGATCCACGCCACCGGCAACAAGGCGGCGCCGGGACTGTGGCTGATGTTCGCCGCGCTGTGCGGACTGGTCGCCACGCTGGTGATCTTCCGGGCGCGCCGCGCGGAGCCGGTCATGCATCCGGCCTGA
- a CDS encoding efflux RND transporter periplasmic adaptor subunit has translation MPVLCQVPEVAAADTPVVTMPPRHIGRGATVAALLTASLLALAGCGKKAEPAPEVRPVRLMQLSPHNGKTAFEFSGDVRPRVESRLGFRVGGKIAARLVDVGAVVSKGQPLARLDPTDLSLAEAGSRAQFEAAKTDRDLAAADLKRYKDLFTRGFISAAEQHRRQANYDAAESRLRQAQAGLRSQSNQTGYSVLHADADGVVTAIDAEVGQVVTPGQPVVRVAQTAEKEVAIGLPEDQVDLLRGITDVTIHTWAEPQRTLPGRVREIAAAADPVTRTYATRVTVPNPPADLKLGMTAVVTFMRTGATPAIRVPLTALLQEQGRNQVWIYDAAAGTVKPVPVTLGEAIGNEVEVHQGLAPGQTIVTAGVHLLRAGQKVRPLQTVAPAAGPASAPASAPAATPKQG, from the coding sequence ATGCCAGTGCTTTGCCAAGTGCCGGAAGTTGCGGCTGCAGATACCCCTGTCGTTACGATGCCGCCGCGCCATATCGGTCGAGGCGCGACCGTAGCCGCACTTTTGACGGCCAGCCTGCTGGCCCTGGCCGGCTGCGGCAAAAAGGCCGAGCCGGCGCCGGAGGTGCGCCCGGTGCGCCTGATGCAGCTGAGCCCGCACAACGGCAAGACCGCCTTCGAGTTCTCCGGCGACGTGCGTCCGCGCGTGGAGTCGCGGCTGGGCTTCCGCGTGGGGGGCAAGATCGCCGCCAGGCTGGTGGATGTGGGCGCGGTGGTCAGCAAGGGCCAGCCGCTGGCGCGGCTTGATCCCACCGACCTGTCGCTGGCCGAGGCCGGTTCGCGCGCCCAGTTCGAGGCCGCGAAGACCGACCGTGACCTGGCCGCCGCCGACCTGAAGCGCTACAAAGACCTGTTCACCAGGGGCTTTATCAGCGCTGCCGAGCAGCACCGGCGCCAGGCCAACTACGACGCCGCCGAATCGCGGCTGCGCCAGGCCCAGGCCGGGCTGCGCAGCCAGTCCAACCAGACCGGCTACTCGGTGCTGCATGCCGACGCCGACGGCGTGGTCACGGCGATTGATGCCGAGGTGGGCCAGGTGGTGACGCCTGGCCAGCCGGTGGTGCGCGTGGCGCAGACGGCAGAGAAGGAAGTCGCCATCGGCCTGCCCGAAGACCAGGTCGACCTGCTGCGCGGCATTACCGACGTGACCATCCATACCTGGGCCGAGCCGCAGCGCACGCTGCCTGGCCGCGTGCGCGAGATTGCCGCGGCGGCCGACCCGGTCACCCGCACCTATGCCACCCGCGTGACGGTGCCGAACCCGCCCGCCGACCTCAAGCTCGGCATGACCGCAGTGGTGACCTTCATGCGTACCGGCGCCACCCCAGCCATCCGGGTGCCGCTGACCGCGCTGCTGCAGGAGCAGGGCCGCAACCAGGTCTGGATCTATGACGCCGCCGCCGGCACGGTCAAGCCGGTGCCGGTGACGCTGGGCGAGGCCATCGGCAACGAGGTGGAGGTGCACCAGGGCCTGGCCCCGGGCCAGACCATCGTCACCGCCGGGGTGCACCTGCTGCGCGCGGGCCAGAAGGTGCGCCCGCTGCAGACGGTCGCGCCTGCGGCAGGACCTGCATCCGCCCCGGCATCGGCACCGGCCGCCACCCCGAAGCAGGGGTGA
- a CDS encoding Zn-dependent hydrolase: MTQTSASLGDAILAHADQLARFSDMEGGLTCAYLTPAHRAAQARLAQWMEAAGMQVRIDAIGNVIGRYAADPAVPGARVLMTGSHFDTVRNGGRYDGRLGILLPIAVVGALNQAGIRLPYHFDVVGFAEEEGLRFKTSFLASSVLAGRFDPALLERQDADGITLREALAASDLPGAGDLQALRAAAVDPASLLGFVEVHIEQGPVLLHHDLPLGVVTQIAGSSRFAVRVEGQASHAGTTPMGMRRDAAAGAAEMILLVEQRCAAASTLVGTVGQLQVPNGSSNVIPAACTFSMDIRAGEDGIREAAIVDIVAGIGQIAERRGLAAQVERVPPVNNAPCARWLMDQFGAVLKKRGLQAFELPSGAGHDAMMMQRITDVAMLFVRCGNGGISHNPLETITAEDAQLAAEVFVDFLRHFQPRG, encoded by the coding sequence ATGACGCAGACCTCAGCTTCCCTCGGCGACGCCATCCTCGCCCACGCCGACCAGCTCGCCCGCTTCTCCGACATGGAAGGCGGCCTCACCTGCGCCTACCTGACCCCGGCCCACCGCGCCGCGCAGGCCCGGCTTGCGCAGTGGATGGAGGCGGCCGGCATGCAGGTGCGGATCGACGCCATCGGCAACGTCATCGGCCGTTATGCGGCCGACCCGGCCGTGCCCGGCGCGCGCGTGCTGATGACCGGCTCGCACTTCGACACCGTGCGCAATGGCGGGCGCTATGACGGCCGTCTTGGCATCCTGCTGCCGATCGCCGTGGTCGGCGCGCTCAACCAGGCCGGCATCCGCCTGCCCTATCACTTTGATGTCGTGGGGTTCGCCGAAGAGGAAGGCCTGCGCTTCAAGACCAGCTTCCTGGCCAGCAGCGTGCTGGCGGGCCGCTTCGATCCCGCCCTGCTGGAGCGCCAGGACGCGGACGGCATCACGCTGCGCGAGGCGCTGGCGGCATCGGACCTGCCCGGCGCGGGCGATCTGCAGGCCCTGCGCGCCGCAGCGGTCGATCCGGCGTCGCTGCTGGGTTTTGTCGAAGTGCATATCGAGCAGGGCCCGGTGCTGCTGCACCACGACTTGCCTCTGGGCGTGGTCACGCAGATCGCGGGCAGCAGCCGCTTTGCGGTGCGGGTCGAAGGCCAGGCCAGCCACGCCGGCACCACGCCGATGGGCATGCGCCGCGACGCCGCCGCGGGCGCGGCCGAGATGATCCTGCTGGTGGAGCAACGCTGCGCGGCGGCGTCGACGCTGGTCGGTACGGTGGGCCAGCTGCAGGTGCCCAACGGGTCGAGCAATGTCATCCCGGCGGCCTGCACCTTCTCGATGGATATTCGCGCCGGCGAGGATGGCATCCGCGAGGCCGCCATCGTCGACATCGTCGCCGGCATCGGCCAGATCGCGGAACGGCGCGGGCTGGCCGCCCAGGTGGAGCGCGTACCGCCGGTCAACAACGCGCCGTGCGCGCGCTGGCTGATGGACCAGTTCGGGGCGGTGCTGAAGAAGCGCGGGCTGCAGGCCTTCGAGTTGCCCTCCGGCGCCGGCCATGACGCCATGATGATGCAGCGCATCACTGACGTGGCCATGCTGTTCGTGCGTTGCGGCAACGGCGGCATCAGCCACAACCCGCTGGAAACCATCACGGCGGAGGATGCCCAGCTGGCGGCGGAGGTCTTCGTGGATTTCCTGCGGCACTTCCAGCCGCGCGGCTAA
- the hpnD gene encoding presqualene diphosphate synthase HpnD, with product MTPDQYCQEKVAQSGSSFYYSFLFLPAERRRAITALYAWCREVDDVVDDTHDAGLAHQQLDWWRAELRRLFEGEPTHPTTKALQPHVRSAGLPQGEMSEVLEGMEMDLTQTRYLDEPGLTRYCHCVAGVVGTLSARLFGYTDPQTLVFAEKLGQSLQLVNILRDVGEDARRGRIYLPVNTLQQFQVPASEILKGEHSERFVALMQYHAGRARALYHEALALLPKQDRRAQRAGLLMGAIYHALLDELEASQFQVLNQRIALTPLRKLWIAWKTWLRNS from the coding sequence GTGACGCCCGATCAGTATTGCCAAGAGAAAGTCGCCCAGAGCGGCTCAAGCTTCTATTACAGCTTCCTGTTCCTGCCGGCCGAGCGCCGCCGCGCCATCACCGCGCTGTACGCCTGGTGCCGCGAAGTCGACGACGTGGTCGACGACACCCATGACGCGGGCCTGGCCCACCAGCAGCTGGACTGGTGGCGCGCCGAACTGCGCCGCCTGTTCGAGGGCGAGCCGACCCATCCGACCACCAAGGCCCTGCAGCCGCATGTGCGCAGCGCCGGCCTGCCCCAGGGCGAGATGTCCGAAGTGCTGGAAGGCATGGAAATGGACCTGACCCAGACCCGCTACCTGGACGAGCCCGGCCTGACCCGCTACTGCCATTGCGTGGCCGGCGTGGTCGGCACGCTCAGCGCGCGGCTGTTCGGCTATACCGACCCGCAGACCCTGGTCTTTGCCGAGAAGCTTGGCCAGTCGCTGCAACTGGTCAATATCCTGCGCGACGTCGGCGAGGACGCGCGGCGCGGGCGCATCTACCTGCCGGTCAATACGCTGCAGCAGTTCCAGGTTCCGGCCTCCGAGATCCTGAAGGGCGAGCATTCCGAGCGCTTTGTCGCGCTGATGCAGTACCACGCCGGCCGGGCCCGCGCGCTGTACCATGAGGCACTAGCGCTGCTGCCGAAGCAGGACCGCCGCGCCCAGCGTGCCGGCCTGCTGATGGGCGCGATTTACCACGCACTGCTCGACGAACTGGAAGCGAGCCAGTTCCAGGTGCTGAACCAGCGCATCGCGCTGACCCCGCTGCGCAAGCTGTGGATTGCCTGGAAGACCTGGTTGCGCAACAGCTAG
- the ispF gene encoding 2-C-methyl-D-erythritol 2,4-cyclodiphosphate synthase, with protein sequence MMPFDIRVGQGYDVHALVPGRKLILGGVEIPHDRGLLGHSDADALLHAVTDALFGAAALGDIGRHFPDTDAQFAGADSRALLREAARRVRAAGYEIGNVDATVIAQAPKLAPHIGAMVANLAEDLGVARGRCNVKAKTNEKLGFEGRQEGIVAQAAVLLWRASVGDVQD encoded by the coding sequence ATGATGCCTTTCGATATCCGGGTGGGACAGGGCTATGACGTCCACGCGTTGGTGCCTGGCCGCAAGCTGATCCTGGGCGGGGTCGAGATCCCGCATGACCGCGGCCTGCTGGGCCATTCCGATGCGGATGCGCTGCTGCACGCGGTCACCGACGCGCTCTTCGGCGCGGCCGCGCTGGGCGATATCGGCCGCCATTTCCCCGACACCGACGCGCAGTTTGCCGGCGCCGACAGCCGCGCGCTGCTGCGCGAGGCCGCGCGCCGCGTGCGCGCGGCGGGCTATGAAATCGGCAATGTGGATGCCACCGTGATCGCGCAGGCGCCCAAGCTGGCCCCGCATATCGGGGCGATGGTGGCGAACCTGGCGGAAGACCTGGGGGTGGCGCGCGGTCGCTGCAACGTCAAGGCCAAGACCAACGAGAAGCTGGGCTTCGAAGGGCGCCAGGAGGGCATCGTGGCGCAGGCCGCGGTGCTGCTCTGGCGCGCCTCGGTGGGCGACGTGCAGGACTGA